In a genomic window of Amycolatopsis japonica:
- a CDS encoding FAD-dependent oxidoreductase, translating to MNERTNCVVVGGGPAGMVAGLLLARAGVEVTVLEKHQDFLRDFRGDTVHPSTLTLLDELGLSEKFLSLPHSEIAYAGFPAEDGTMMRLADLTRLKVAHPYIAMVPQWDFLDLLADAGAKEPTFTLRQSTEMTGLIFEHGRVSGVRYRDADGKAGELRADLVIAADGRWSLARREAGLMTKDYPIPFDAWWFRISRRDGEREGMLTPKMRDRRFAVPLPRKGYFQIAYLSPKGQDLRDKGIEAFRENVAAILPELADRVDELKTTDDVKFLDVKMNLLRKWHLDGLLCIGDAAHAMSPVGGVGINLAVQDAVAAATLLAEPLRRGRPSVADLAKVRKRRLAPTMLVQGLQRILHKNVMGPVMAGKRNGPPAPMVKLFSRFPALSYIPARLLGLGLRPEHAPAFARRAMEPAG from the coding sequence ATGAACGAACGTACGAACTGCGTGGTCGTCGGCGGTGGCCCCGCGGGTATGGTCGCCGGATTGCTGCTGGCCAGGGCCGGGGTCGAGGTCACCGTGCTGGAGAAGCACCAGGACTTCCTGCGGGACTTCCGCGGCGACACCGTGCACCCGTCGACGTTGACGTTGCTGGACGAGCTGGGCCTCAGCGAGAAATTCCTCAGCCTGCCGCACAGCGAGATCGCCTACGCCGGCTTCCCCGCCGAGGACGGCACGATGATGCGCCTCGCCGACCTGACCAGGCTGAAGGTGGCGCACCCGTACATCGCCATGGTCCCGCAGTGGGACTTCCTGGACCTGCTCGCCGACGCCGGGGCGAAGGAACCCACGTTCACGCTGCGGCAGAGCACCGAGATGACCGGGCTGATCTTCGAACACGGCCGGGTGAGCGGGGTCCGCTACCGCGACGCCGACGGGAAGGCCGGCGAACTGCGCGCCGACCTGGTGATCGCCGCCGACGGACGCTGGTCGCTGGCCCGCCGCGAGGCCGGGCTCATGACGAAGGACTACCCCATCCCGTTCGACGCGTGGTGGTTCCGGATCTCACGGCGGGACGGGGAACGCGAAGGCATGCTGACCCCGAAGATGCGGGATCGCCGCTTCGCCGTGCCGCTGCCCCGCAAGGGCTACTTCCAGATCGCCTACCTCAGCCCCAAGGGCCAGGACCTGCGCGACAAGGGCATCGAGGCGTTCCGGGAGAACGTGGCCGCGATCCTGCCCGAGCTGGCCGACCGCGTGGACGAGCTGAAGACGACGGACGACGTCAAATTCCTCGACGTCAAGATGAACCTGCTGCGGAAGTGGCATCTCGACGGGCTGCTGTGCATCGGTGACGCGGCGCACGCGATGTCGCCGGTCGGCGGGGTCGGCATCAACCTCGCGGTGCAGGACGCGGTCGCGGCCGCCACCCTGCTCGCCGAACCGCTGCGCCGCGGCAGGCCGTCGGTGGCGGATCTGGCGAAGGTCCGCAAGCGCCGTCTCGCGCCCACGATGCTGGTGCAGGGGCTGCAGCGGATTCTGCACAAGAACGTGATGGGGCCGGTGATGGCGGGCAAGCGCAACGGCCCGCCCGCGCCGATGGTGAAGCTGTTCAGCCGGTTCCCCGCGCTGTCCTACATCCCCGCGCGGCTGCTGGGCCTGGGGCTGCGGCCCGAGCACGCCCCGGCCTTCGCGCGGCGGGCGATGGAACCGGCCGGTTAG
- a CDS encoding HAD family hydrolase translates to MCLDIDDTLIDCTAAIRLSLSALTGQNDLWPLWDLITEEHVALVVAGEIDYATMHYKRTECFLAEIGILADEQQVSGFERRRREILTRSWQLFEDVLPCLEWLRAAGVLVAAVTNASGAHQRKKIADLGLARFFDHVAIAGELGVAKPDPAMFHSVCLGLGCDPAQAVHVGDKLDTDAIGARDAGLGAVWLDRDGIAERAPAGVHTISGLDELPELLVSEFAKLGVPAQRATETPAFTVRNSVL, encoded by the coding sequence GTGTGCCTCGACATCGATGACACGTTGATCGACTGCACGGCGGCGATCCGCCTCAGCCTGAGCGCCCTCACTGGCCAGAACGACCTTTGGCCGCTGTGGGATCTCATCACCGAAGAGCATGTCGCGCTGGTGGTCGCGGGCGAAATCGATTACGCGACCATGCATTACAAGCGTACGGAATGTTTCCTCGCCGAGATCGGCATTTTGGCCGACGAACAGCAGGTCAGCGGCTTCGAAAGACGTCGTCGTGAAATTCTCACCCGTTCGTGGCAATTGTTCGAAGATGTCCTCCCATGCCTTGAATGGCTGCGGGCCGCCGGTGTTCTCGTCGCCGCGGTCACGAACGCCTCGGGCGCGCATCAGCGCAAGAAGATCGCCGACCTCGGCCTCGCCCGGTTCTTCGATCACGTGGCCATCGCCGGTGAACTCGGAGTAGCCAAACCCGACCCGGCGATGTTCCACTCGGTCTGCCTCGGCCTCGGCTGCGACCCGGCGCAGGCCGTCCACGTCGGCGACAAACTCGACACCGACGCCATCGGCGCGCGCGACGCCGGCCTGGGGGCCGTCTGGCTCGACCGGGACGGCATCGCCGAGCGCGCCCCGGCGGGCGTGCACACCATCTCGGGCCTCGACGAGCTGCCTGAGCTGCTCGTTTCCGAGTTCGCGAAGCTCGGCGTGCCCGCTCAGCGCGCTACTGAGACCCCCGCTTTCACGGTGCGGAACAGCGTGCTCTAG